One region of Purpureocillium takamizusanense chromosome 4, complete sequence genomic DNA includes:
- a CDS encoding Glutamate carboxypeptidase II (TransMembrane:1 (i172-195o)~EggNog:ENOG503NV1R~COG:O~COG:P~MEROPS:MER0015691) — MPSEKQPFYDPVPPTYDEAVAGSSRRDPRAWADERDATEAEAQSLLPHAESSGSSSRRPNGYRAPTVETDDESSLFGSDSDDDDDEEAAQVRREMQEMEIEEPSRSRGSSWGKRIGFGLSLPRWKWSWRPRLPRFRIRLPSRAPAAESTETTEEGEEATDTRRLRWPKLDRLTMVLVFARIIALFIVLGFLYFLFASGVFGNLSSRLNGGMRFDPEDLRQFLQGRVEPMRLRASVQHFSNYAHIAGTEGDYATAMDVKSMFSRAGLDKVSVDEYYVYVNYPTKDGRAVQIMDDKGEKAIWTAKLEEEERGGETAGRQTYAFHGHSKAGDVKGPLIYANYGSRDDFKKLKDKGIDTKGAIALVRYYGTETDRALKVKAAELAGFAGCIIYSDPAEDGYLKGPVAPEGRFMPQDGVQRGAVSLMSWMVGDVLTPGWESKKDRPRMKVNETAGLVKIPSLPLAWRDAQVLLQHLKGHGDKVPDGWKGGVPDVEWWTGDHSSPIVRLKNEQDENEQQPIWNVYGKIVGMEQSDRAIILGNHRDAWAFGATDPHSGTAIMIELARIFGDLVARGWRPLRTIEFMSWDAEEYNLIGSTEYVENNLEVLRERAYAYINLDTVVTGTEFRAAGSPILEKALLRALDRVTDPKTNTTMRQSWKPPKGRMDGLGAGSDYVAFQDIAGTSSLDLMFQGDMFPYHSSYADFALVENVIDPGFVYHHALAQVVGLIMLDLADRAVLPFDPVVYAEALKGWVHDLSKWIDGRGGNNDERTRLPIKELEDAVALVKSNAEEFAKWELEWDHQVLQTAGWEANDLGAKRIIFNDKMAAFDTALLDLELGGGIPNRTQFKHVVFGPQLWSGYDESYFPAIRDTVEAGDWELARRIMAKTSAILRSAATVLQMEK, encoded by the exons ATGCCTTCGGAGAAGCAGCCCTTCTACGACCCCGTCCCGCCGACATACgatgaggccgtcgccggcagcagccgccgcgacccccGGGCTtgggccgacgagcgcgacgccACCGAGGCTGAGGCGCAATCACTCCTTCCACACGCAGAATCTTCGGGGAGCTCATCCCGGCGACCCAACGGCTACCGCGCACCGACGGTAGAAACGGACGACGAGTCGAGCCTCTTTGGGAGCGacagcgatgacgatgacgacgaggaggccgcccaAGTGCGGCGCGAGATGCAAGAGATGGAGATTGAGGagccctcgcgctcgcgaGGCTCGTCATGGGGCAAAAGGATAGGTTTTGGACTCTCACTACCTCGGTGGAAGTGGTCGTGGAGGCCGAGGCTACCGCGCTTCCGTATCCGGCTGCCCTCACGGGCACCCGCCGCGGAGAGCACCGAGACAActgaagaaggcgaggaagCGACCGATACGCGGAGATTGCGGTGGCCGAAGCTCGACAGATTGACCATGGTGCTGGTGTTCGCTCGCATCATTGCTCTCTTTATCGTGTTGGGCTTCCTCTACTTCCTCTTCGCCAGCGGCGTCTTCGGCAACCTGTCGTCGCGCCTCAACGGCGGCATGCGCTTCGACCCGGAGGACCTGCGCCAGTTCCTGCAGGGCAGGGTCGAGCCCATGCGGCTGCGCGCGTCGGTGCAACATTTCTCCAACTACGCGCACATTGCTGGCACCGAGGGCGACTACGCCACGGCAATGGATGTGAAGAGCATGTTCAGCCGGGCTGGACTGGATAAGGTGTCGGTGGACGAGTACTACGTCTACGTCAACTACCCCACAAAGGACGGCAGGGCCGTCCAAATAATGGACGACAAAGGCGAAAAGGCGATCTGGACGGCGAagctggaagaggaggaacggggcggcgagacggccgggCGCCAGACGTATGCGTTCCATGGGCATTCCAAGGCTGGAGATGTCAAGGGCCCGCTCATCTACGCCAACTACGGCTCGCGAGACGACttcaagaagctcaaggacaagggcatCGACACCAAAGGCGCCATTGCGCTGGTGCGATACTACGGCACCGAGACCGACCGGGCACTCAAGGTAAAGGCGGCCGAGCTTGCGGGGTTCGCGGGTTGCATCATCTACAGCGAccccgccgaggacgggTACCTGAAGGGGCCTGTCGCACCCGAAGGCCGCTTCATGCCCCAAGACGGcgtccagcgcggcgccgtcagcCTCATGAGCTGGATGGTGGGCGACGTGCTGACGCCGGGGTGGGAGAGCAAAAAGGATAGGCCGCGCATGAAGGTCAACGAGACGGCGGGTTTGGTCAAGATTCCGagcctgccgctggcgtgGCGGGATGCACAGGTCCTGCTGCAACACCTCAAGGGCCATGGCGACAAGGTACCGGATGGGTGGAAGGGGGGCGTGCCGGACGTGGAGTGGTGGACGGGCGACCATTCGTCGCCGATTGTGCGCCTCAAGAACGAGCAGGACGAGAACGAGCAACAGCCCATCTGGAACGTGTACGGCAAAATTGTCGGCATGGAGCAGAGCGACCGGGCCATCATCCTCGGCAACCACCGCGACGCGTGGGCGTTTGGCGCGACTGACCCGCACTCGGGGACGGCCATCATGATTGAGCTGGCGCGCATCTTCGGCGACCTGGTGGCGCGAGGCTGGAGGCCGCTGCGGACCATCGAGTTCATGTCGTGGGATGCGGAAGAGTACAACCTGATCGGGTCGACCGAGTACGTGGAGAACAACCTCGAGGTGCTCCGGGAGCGCGCTTACGCCTACATCAACCTCGATACGGTGGTGACGGGCACCGAGTTtcgcgccgcgggctcgcCGATTTTGGAAAAGGCCCTGCTCCGGGCCCTGGACCGGGTGACGGACCCCAAGACGAAcacgacgatgcggcagTCGTGGAAGCCACCCAAGGGCCGGATGGACGGGCTGGGGGCGGGCAGTGACTACGTGGCGTTCCAGGACATTGCGGGGACGAGCTCGCTGGACCTCATGTTCCAGGGCGACATGTTCCCTTACCACTCGAGCTACGCCGACTTTGCGCTCGTGGAGAACGTCATTGACCCGGGGTTCGTATACCACCACGCGCTGGCGCAGGTCGTGGGGCTGATTATGCTCGACCTGGCGGACCGGGCGGTGCTGCCGTTTGACCCCGTGGTCTacgccgaggccctcaaggGCTGGGTGCACGATCTGAGCAAGTGGATAGACGGTCGGGGTGGCAACAACGACGAGcggacgaggctgccgatcaaggagctcgaggacgccgtcgcgctggtCAAGAGCAACGCCGAGGAGTTTGCCAAATGGGAGCTCGAGTGGGACCACCAAGTGCTGCAGACGGCGGGGTGGGAAGCCAACGACCTCGGGGCGAAGCGCATCATCTTCAACGACAAGATGGCTGCGTTCGACACGGCCCTGCTGGACCTGGAGCTCGGCGGAGGG ATCCCCAACCGCACGCAGTTCAAGCACGTCGTGTTCGGACCGCAGTTGTGGTCGGGCTACGACGAGAGCTACTTCCCAGCCATCCGCGAcacggtcgaggcgggcgactgggagttggcgcggcgcatcatggccaagaCGTCGGCGATTctgcgcagcgcggcgacggtccTCCAAATGGAGAAGTAA
- the DAP1 gene encoding Dihydrodipicolinate synthase (COG:S~BUSCO:EOG09264Z3D~TransMembrane:1 (o20-38i)~EggNog:ENOG503P5DZ) has product MDYVEHRMAHEAAKQPSSSALITPLNLILLSLLLYTLYKTLFSSSSSSSYPTLPRGPPPTVFRTYTPRTLLPFNGTTNTTTSSSSPGDASAPPPVYFAVRGRVFDVSRGRNFYGPGGPYANFAGRDASRGLACGSFDEDMLTEDLDGPLDDLADLGPDEMEALRGWEERFLEKYDVVGRLVSVGVYNDEQKKQQQQQQPVLSSE; this is encoded by the exons atGGACTACGTCGAGCACCGCATGGCccacgaggccgccaagcaGCCCTCCAG CTCCGCCCTCATCACGCCCCTCAacctcatcctcctctccctcctcctctacaCCCTCTACAAAaccctcttctcctcctcctcatcctcctcctacCCGACCCTCCCGCGcggccctccccccaccGTCTTCCGCACCTACACCCCCCGCACTCTCCTCCCCTTCaacggcaccaccaacaccaccacctcctcctcctccccgggcGACGCatccgcaccaccacccgtcTACTTCGCCGtccgcggccgcgtcttCGACGTCTCCCGCGGGCGCAACTTCtacggccccggcggccccTACGCCAActtcgccggccgcgacgccagccgcggcctcgcctgCGGGTCCTTTGACGAGGACATGCTCaccgaggacctcgacggcccgctcgacgacctcgccgacctggggCCCGATGAGATGGAGGCCCTGCGCGGCTGGGAGGAGCGCTTCCTGGAGAAGTACGACGTCGTGGGGAGGCTGGTGTCGGTCGGGGTGTACAATGACGAGCAGAagaaacagcagcagcagcagcagccggtgCTAAGCTCCGAGTGA
- a CDS encoding uncharacterized protein (EggNog:ENOG503P6AU~COG:J), giving the protein MDSVVAAASTAWRSARLVYRPFDAQDEELQAWMHEHVSNDPVVEALSTGDLLRPQTRKQSAAYVDAIAGCLIAVVVCLREDDDDVENEGVEKEERKLPSGDEPKTASAATGYNDVPNNTTTGKSSSSKSHHPRRIGFAALHATAPSAPHHRSADVALCLVAGAQGRGGLGGEALAWLVDWGFRHGGLHRVGLQAAAYNERALALYRRAGFVEEGRLRGRVRFDRRWWDLVAMGMLEEEWEARRDEA; this is encoded by the coding sequence ATGGActcggtcgtcgccgcggccagcaccgcctggcgctcggcgcggcTCGTGTACCGGCCGTTCGACgcgcaggacgaggagctgcaggcgTGGATGCACGAGCACGTGTCCAACGAcccggtcgtcgaggcgctctCGACgggcgacctgctgcggccgcaGACGCGCAAGCAGAGCGCCGCGTACGTGGATGCCATTGCGGGGTGTCTGATCGCCGTGGTGGTGTGCCTCCgggaggacgatgacgatgtcgagaACGAAGGTgtcgagaaggaggagaggaaaCTTCCCTCTGGCGATGAGCCAAAGACCGCATCAGCAGCAACCGGCTACAATGACGTccccaacaacaccaccactggcaagagcagcagcagcaagtccCACCACCCTCGGCGCATCGGCTTCGCAGCCCTCCACGCCAccgcgccgtccgcgccgcaccaccgGTCCGCCGACGTGGCGCTCTGCCtggtcgcgggcgcgcagggccggggcgggctgggcggcgaggcgctcgcgtgGCTCGTGGACTGGGGGTTCCGGCACGGGGGGCTGCACCGCGTGggcctgcaggcggcggcgtacaacgagcgcgcgctggcgctgtaccggcgggcgggcttcgtcgaggaggggcggctgcgcgggaGGGTGCGCTTCGACAGGCGGTGGTGGGACCTGGTGGCCATGGGGatgctggaggaggagtgggAGGCGCGGCGAGATGAAGCATGA